Proteins from one Comamonas flocculans genomic window:
- a CDS encoding P-II family nitrogen regulator, whose product MKEVKAYVHANRIADVIAALRASTIWAPAAGEPPPNLAIYVVKGFLAPIDNVEAVSSIELGDEIVNECKLELLCADDHVSELVEIIRRVGRTGQTNAGWICVMAVQQALPIT is encoded by the coding sequence ATGAAAGAAGTCAAAGCCTACGTGCATGCCAATCGCATTGCCGACGTCATTGCCGCGCTCAGGGCATCCACGATCTGGGCGCCAGCGGCCGGCGAACCGCCGCCCAATCTGGCCATCTATGTCGTCAAGGGTTTTCTCGCGCCCATCGACAACGTGGAAGCCGTCAGTTCGATCGAGCTGGGCGATGAGATCGTCAACGAATGCAAACTCGAATTGCTGTGCGCCGACGATCACGTGAGCGAGTTAGTGGAGATCATCCGCCGCGTGGGACGCACCGGCCAGACCAATGCGGGGTGGATTTGTGTCATGGCAGTGCAGCAGGCGCTGCCAATTACCTGA
- a CDS encoding DMT family transporter: MYLGTGIGLVAVHLVRDRGWTGSGVARGEWPWLLGAILFGGVLVPVTLMFGPVHASASDTSLLLNLEAVLTAALAWLVFKENANRRITDAYPLSTAHAQDETRVAAGQRLHAGRITLEHAGAIGAGASFSARPQRDAVGHGTQFEGEVGFEVIVRIMTLPFRQSIFRED; the protein is encoded by the coding sequence TTGTACCTGGGCACCGGCATCGGCCTGGTGGCGGTCCACCTCGTGCGAGATCGGGGTTGGACAGGCTCGGGCGTTGCGCGCGGCGAGTGGCCTTGGCTGCTGGGGGCGATCTTGTTCGGCGGCGTCCTGGTGCCGGTCACGCTGATGTTCGGGCCGGTGCACGCCAGCGCGTCCGACACCTCGCTGCTGCTCAATCTCGAGGCTGTCCTGACTGCCGCCCTAGCCTGGCTGGTGTTCAAGGAAAACGCCAATCGTCGCATAACCGATGCGTACCCTCTGTCCACGGCGCACGCGCAGGATGAGACCCGAGTCGCTGCCGGGCAGCGCCTGCACGCTGGCCGGATCACCCTTGAACACGCGGGTGCGATAGGAGCAGGCGCGTCTTTCAGCGCCCGGCCACAGCGCGATGCAGTGGGGCACGGCACTCAATTCGAGGGCGAGGTCGGGTTCGAAGTCATTGTTCGAATAATGACTTTGCCATTCCGACAATCGATTTTCAGGGAGGATTGA
- a CDS encoding cation diffusion facilitator family transporter, whose product MSEGHSHAGDIRFERPLWAALGLTCLFLIAEVVGGLLTNSLALLSDAAHMATDALALGVSLAAVRLSRRPPDARRSYGYARMEALGAFINGGLLFLVAAYILWEAAARLRAPPAVASTGMLVIAVLGLVVNLIAMRLLKAGSGESLNIKGAYLEVWGDMLGSVGVIVAAVVIWLTGWAVADPIIAALIGLFVLPRAWTLLRQAANVLMQGVPEGVNMDAVRQAIVAFPGVGEVHELHVWALGSTQAVLTAHVVADPTRADPEALRGELATLLRQQFDIEHTTLQVEAVACGDGVRDVVQP is encoded by the coding sequence ATGAGTGAAGGACACAGCCACGCGGGGGACATCCGCTTCGAGCGGCCGCTGTGGGCCGCCTTGGGCTTGACTTGCCTGTTTCTGATCGCCGAGGTGGTCGGAGGGCTGCTGACCAACAGCCTGGCTCTGCTTTCCGATGCCGCGCACATGGCCACGGACGCGTTGGCGCTGGGGGTCTCGCTGGCGGCGGTGCGCCTGAGCCGGCGTCCGCCCGATGCCCGGCGCAGCTACGGCTACGCGCGTATGGAGGCGCTGGGGGCCTTCATCAATGGCGGCTTGCTTTTTCTGGTGGCTGCCTACATCCTGTGGGAGGCGGCAGCCCGCCTGCGCGCGCCACCGGCCGTTGCCTCGACCGGCATGCTGGTGATTGCGGTGCTGGGGCTGGTGGTCAACCTCATTGCCATGCGCCTGCTCAAGGCCGGCAGCGGCGAGAGTCTGAACATCAAAGGCGCCTACCTGGAGGTTTGGGGCGACATGCTCGGTTCCGTCGGAGTCATTGTCGCCGCCGTGGTGATTTGGCTCACCGGTTGGGCTGTGGCCGACCCCATCATTGCCGCCTTGATTGGTCTGTTTGTGCTGCCGCGGGCCTGGACGCTGCTGCGCCAGGCGGCCAACGTGCTGATGCAAGGCGTTCCCGAGGGCGTGAATATGGACGCGGTTCGACAAGCCATCGTGGCGTTTCCGGGCGTAGGCGAAGTCCATGAATTGCACGTCTGGGCATTGGGGTCGACACAAGCGGTGTTGACCGCGCACGTAGTCGCCGACCCGACCCGCGCCGACCCCGAGGCCTTGCGCGGCGAGTTGGCCACGTTGCTGCGCCAGCAGTTCGATATCGAGCACACCACTTTGCAGGTGGAAGCCGTGGCGTGTGGGGATGGGGTACGTGATGTTGTTCAGCCATGA